A part of Flavobacteriaceae bacterium GSB9 genomic DNA contains:
- a CDS encoding hemolysin family protein produces MSALIFWATISIFFSFLCSILEAVLLSVTPTFIKVKKRENKDYAVTLEHLKQDVDKPLIAILTLNTIAHTLGAMMVGIEAEKLPYKIEFFGINTVGIVSAIMTFLILVASEIIPKTIGATYWKQLANFAAKTLTIMIFPLKWTGILWLLQLTTKLIGGTGHGSVLTRESFMMMTDMAHEEGVFQENESKVIKNLLTFKEVFAKDIMTPRTVMKIEDENATVEDFFKKNLNLRFSRIPVYVDDPDNIKGLVLKDEVFREMALDNGSKKLSELKRSIIVVGRSMPIPNLFEKLIESRNHMALVVDEYGSVSGLVTMEDVIETLLGLEIMDESDNVSDLQLLARKSWESRAKKLGILDDKDLSN; encoded by the coding sequence ATGAGCGCACTAATCTTTTGGGCAACCATCTCTATATTCTTTTCCTTTTTATGTTCTATACTTGAGGCTGTTTTGTTAAGCGTTACACCTACTTTTATAAAGGTTAAAAAACGTGAAAATAAAGACTATGCCGTAACGCTGGAACATCTAAAACAAGATGTAGATAAACCTTTAATCGCTATTTTAACCTTAAATACCATTGCCCACACCTTGGGTGCCATGATGGTAGGGATTGAAGCCGAAAAATTACCGTACAAAATAGAGTTTTTTGGTATTAATACGGTCGGTATTGTGTCGGCCATCATGACATTTTTAATATTAGTAGCTTCAGAAATTATACCTAAAACCATTGGTGCCACCTATTGGAAACAATTAGCAAATTTCGCAGCGAAGACATTAACAATAATGATTTTTCCATTGAAATGGACCGGTATTTTATGGCTGCTTCAGTTAACCACAAAACTTATTGGAGGCACAGGACACGGTAGTGTTTTAACACGTGAAAGCTTTATGATGATGACCGATATGGCTCACGAAGAAGGTGTGTTTCAAGAAAACGAAAGTAAGGTTATTAAAAACCTACTAACCTTTAAAGAAGTGTTTGCAAAAGATATCATGACCCCAAGAACTGTCATGAAAATAGAGGATGAAAACGCAACCGTTGAAGATTTTTTTAAAAAAAACCTCAACCTTCGTTTTTCCAGAATTCCCGTTTATGTGGATGATCCAGACAACATAAAAGGGCTTGTTTTAAAAGATGAGGTTTTTAGGGAAATGGCACTCGATAATGGCTCTAAAAAATTATCAGAACTCAAACGAAGTATTATAGTTGTTGGCCGTAGCATGCCTATCCCCAATCTATTTGAAAAACTCATTGAAAGCAGGAACCATATGGCTTTGGTTGTAGATGAATATGGCTCCGTAAGTGGATTGGTAACTATGGAAGATGTTATTGAAACGCTTCTTGGTCTAGAAATCATGGATGAGAGCGATAACGTTTCCGATTTACAGCTATTGGCACGAAAAAGTTGGGAAAGCCGCGCAAAAAAATTAGGTATTTTAGACGACAAAGACCTTTCTAACTAA
- a CDS encoding beta-lactamase family protein has translation MKILKKTLKWVLLTVIFIVILLYIFDYGYILRGAKIVYFTGHNTAFIDDYPYFVNDTIANSDHIDPWPTHKNYNTVNETRKLMQTNDDLGTIAFLIIKNDSIWFENYYDGFNDNSKTNSFSMAKSITTSLLGKAIMDGYIESLDQPISDFYPQYNYAKTTVGDLASMASGLDWVEHYTSPFSVTARANYDDDLAETILNQKVIKTPGEEFEYLSGNTQLLGMIIQKATRVPLAKYLSDSFWKPMGARQNALWQLDDSEHRLAKAFCCISSNARDFARFGKLYKDGGNWKGKQLLDSAFVKKSITPRFKKDPIYGYGWWLGEYVNKNFFMMRGHLGQYVLVQPEDNIIIVRLGHRKSPDAGHGVGKFTNDIQIYIEEAYKMLKNDKQAQS, from the coding sequence ATGAAAATTCTAAAGAAGACCCTTAAATGGGTTTTACTAACTGTTATATTTATCGTAATTCTACTTTATATTTTTGATTATGGGTACATTTTAAGAGGGGCTAAAATTGTTTATTTTACTGGGCACAATACCGCTTTTATTGACGACTACCCTTACTTTGTAAACGACACCATTGCAAATAGTGACCACATAGACCCTTGGCCTACCCATAAAAATTACAATACAGTAAATGAAACAAGGAAACTGATGCAAACCAACGATGATTTGGGCACTATTGCCTTTTTAATTATCAAAAACGATAGTATCTGGTTTGAAAATTATTACGATGGTTTTAACGATAACTCAAAAACCAATTCGTTTTCAATGGCCAAAAGTATTACCACATCGCTGCTCGGCAAAGCTATTATGGATGGCTATATAGAAAGTTTAGACCAACCTATAAGCGATTTTTATCCGCAGTACAACTATGCAAAAACCACGGTGGGTGACCTTGCCTCAATGGCGTCAGGATTAGATTGGGTCGAGCATTATACAAGTCCGTTTTCCGTTACCGCGCGTGCCAACTATGATGATGATTTGGCCGAAACCATTCTCAACCAAAAAGTAATTAAAACGCCAGGCGAAGAATTTGAATATTTAAGCGGAAACACCCAATTGCTCGGTATGATTATTCAAAAGGCAACCAGAGTTCCATTGGCAAAATACCTCTCCGATAGTTTCTGGAAACCCATGGGTGCCCGCCAAAATGCGCTTTGGCAATTGGACGATAGCGAACACCGTTTAGCCAAAGCTTTTTGCTGTATATCAAGCAATGCCCGCGATTTTGCCCGTTTTGGTAAATTGTATAAAGACGGCGGCAATTGGAAAGGCAAGCAATTGCTCGACTCTGCATTTGTTAAAAAATCAATTACGCCACGCTTTAAAAAAGACCCTATTTACGGTTACGGCTGGTGGCTTGGCGAATATGTTAATAAAAACTTTTTTATGATGCGTGGGCATCTTGGCCAATATGTTTTGGTACAACCAGAAGATAATATTATTATTGTGAGGCTGGGGCACCGTAAATCTCCCGATGCTGGCCATGGTGTTGGTAAATTTACAAATGACATTCAAATTTATATCGAAGAAGCCTATAAAATGTTAAAAAATGATAAGCAAGCTCAATCTTGA
- the hemB gene encoding porphobilinogen synthase produces MYPLRRNRRLRTNEAIRSLVRETIISPNDFLVPLFVVEGKGIKDEIPSMPNYFRYSLDLLEGEVKELWKLGLKSVLLFVKVPDSLKDNKGTEALNANGLMQRAIKTVKNACPDMLVMTDVALDPYSAYGHDGIIENGQILNDETADVLAEMSVSHAQAGADFVAPSDMMDGRILTIREALEDEGFINTGIMSYSAKYASAFYGPFRDALDSAPVDTVDIPKDKKTYQMDYANRFEAIKETEMDIDEGADIVMVKPGLCYLDIVREIKNEVEVPLAVYQVSGEYAMLKAAAEKGWLEHDAVMMEQITAIKRAGADIIATYFAKDVVKLIS; encoded by the coding sequence ATGTATCCATTAAGAAGAAACCGAAGATTACGCACAAACGAAGCTATTAGAAGCTTGGTTCGTGAAACCATTATATCGCCAAACGATTTTTTAGTACCGCTTTTTGTTGTTGAAGGTAAAGGCATAAAAGACGAAATTCCGTCTATGCCCAATTACTTTCGCTATAGCCTCGATTTATTGGAAGGCGAAGTAAAAGAACTTTGGAAATTAGGCCTAAAATCGGTATTGCTCTTTGTAAAAGTGCCCGATAGCTTAAAAGATAACAAAGGCACCGAAGCCCTTAACGCTAATGGTTTGATGCAACGTGCCATTAAAACGGTAAAAAATGCTTGTCCAGATATGCTGGTCATGACCGATGTTGCGCTCGACCCTTATTCTGCCTATGGCCACGACGGCATTATAGAAAACGGACAAATTTTAAATGACGAAACCGCCGACGTTTTAGCTGAAATGAGTGTTTCGCATGCTCAAGCGGGAGCCGATTTTGTAGCCCCAAGCGATATGATGGACGGCCGTATATTAACCATCCGTGAAGCTTTAGAAGACGAAGGTTTTATCAACACAGGCATAATGAGCTATTCAGCAAAGTATGCCTCGGCATTTTATGGGCCCTTCCGTGATGCGCTAGATTCTGCCCCCGTAGATACTGTAGACATTCCCAAAGACAAAAAAACATACCAAATGGATTATGCCAACCGTTTTGAAGCCATTAAAGAAACCGAAATGGACATTGATGAAGGTGCCGATATTGTTATGGTAAAACCTGGGCTGTGCTATTTGGATATTGTTCGTGAAATTAAAAACGAAGTAGAAGTGCCTTTAGCGGTATATCAGGTTTCAGGCGAATATGCCATGCTAAAAGCTGCCGCAGAAAAAGGCTGGCTAGAGCATGATGCCGTTATGATGGAACAAATTACCGCAATAAAACGTGCTGGAGCAGATATTATAGCAACCTACTTTGCTAAGGATGTTGTAAAATTGATTTCGTAA
- a CDS encoding cupin domain-containing protein: protein MKTIENKWVLGHKVALHDTSGNYDLAFGETPAGVPGPPPHLHEKFTESFLITEGEMEFVVNGAVKIVKAGESVNLPQNTLHTFSNKSNSVCKWVNIHSPKGFRKFFEKLGVPEEEDGAQQKSVSESIINDVMTTAVNYDMLIKP from the coding sequence ATGAAAACAATTGAAAACAAGTGGGTTTTGGGCCATAAAGTTGCTCTTCACGACACATCTGGAAATTATGATTTGGCCTTTGGAGAAACCCCTGCAGGAGTGCCAGGACCACCACCGCATTTACATGAAAAATTTACGGAAAGCTTTTTGATTACCGAAGGAGAAATGGAATTTGTTGTTAATGGAGCAGTTAAAATTGTTAAAGCTGGCGAGAGTGTTAATTTACCACAAAACACATTGCATACATTTAGTAATAAGAGCAATTCAGTGTGTAAGTGGGTCAATATTCACAGTCCAAAAGGCTTCAGAAAGTTTTTCGAAAAACTGGGTGTTCCCGAGGAGGAAGACGGGGCACAACAAAAATCAGTTAGTGAAAGTATAATTAACGACGTCATGACTACGGCCGTAAATTACGATATGCTCATTAAACCTTAA
- a CDS encoding methylated-DNA--[protein]-cysteine S-methyltransferase: protein MESCTVTSPLGAIKITGDENGITEVSFLDSEMESTFIPTVLKKCVFQLQQYFDGNRKEFDLKLNPKGTEFQKRVWSQLQAIPYGKTTSYLEFSKQLGDAKAIRAVANANSKNPIGIVIPCHRVIGSDGRLTGYAGGLHRKKWLLEHESQSKQQSLF from the coding sequence GTGGAATCCTGTACCGTTACATCGCCATTAGGGGCAATAAAAATAACAGGCGATGAAAATGGCATAACCGAGGTATCATTCCTAGATTCTGAAATGGAGTCTACTTTTATTCCAACAGTTCTAAAAAAATGTGTATTTCAGTTACAGCAATACTTTGATGGCAACCGAAAGGAATTCGATTTAAAGTTAAATCCTAAAGGCACCGAATTTCAAAAACGAGTTTGGAGCCAGTTACAGGCTATCCCTTATGGAAAAACAACATCGTACCTAGAATTTTCAAAACAATTAGGCGATGCCAAAGCAATACGAGCTGTGGCTAATGCTAACAGCAAAAACCCTATTGGTATCGTAATTCCATGTCACCGTGTTATTGGTAGTGATGGTCGCTTAACTGGATATGCTGGCGGACTTCACCGAAAAAAATGGCTTCTAGAGCACGAAAGTCAGTCGAAACAACAATCGCTCTTTTAA
- a CDS encoding TetR/AcrR family transcriptional regulator yields the protein MSNISLNTGRTKQKQKTRRKILDTTKELLKKGEKLSLEKVAKASSVSRATIYRYFSNIDILCSEAGLDMFTSSTTTIFQDIKDLPITERILYIQNYFNDLAIDNEPAFRKYLSIYLNEDVSNKKESLRGSRRTAALKLALVPYRNKLDAQTYNNLIATATSLMGIESIICAKDVCNLDNRTSKEALSWGLKTILKSVF from the coding sequence ATGAGCAATATCTCCTTAAATACTGGCCGAACAAAACAAAAACAGAAAACTAGACGAAAAATACTCGATACCACTAAAGAACTACTTAAAAAAGGTGAAAAATTGAGTTTAGAAAAGGTGGCTAAAGCTTCATCTGTGTCAAGAGCAACGATTTATCGCTATTTTTCAAATATTGATATTTTATGCTCCGAAGCCGGTTTGGACATGTTTACCAGTTCAACCACAACTATTTTTCAAGACATTAAAGATTTACCCATCACTGAACGCATTTTATACATTCAAAACTATTTTAACGACCTAGCTATAGATAACGAACCTGCTTTCCGCAAATATTTAAGCATTTACTTAAACGAAGACGTATCAAACAAAAAAGAATCTTTACGAGGCTCACGACGAACCGCTGCACTAAAACTTGCTCTGGTGCCCTACAGAAACAAATTAGATGCCCAAACTTACAATAACCTTATTGCCACTGCTACCTCGTTAATGGGCATAGAATCTATTATTTGTGCAAAAGATGTTTGCAACTTAGACAACAGAACCTCAAAAGAAGCCCTATCGTGGGGCTTGAAAACCATACTGAAATCGGTTTTTTAA